The Sediminispirochaeta smaragdinae DSM 11293 genome has a segment encoding these proteins:
- a CDS encoding HAD-IIB family hydrolase, with translation MNKKAARLFSSDLDGTLIGKPDATVSFKRTWEGLRRKKGSAAPLLVYNSGRLLPHTFELLKQSDLPDPDYLICGVGTLIYDFRKRELIKRFAETLNTGWDLKTVRTCLDSFSDTEEQPPKYQNAFKSSWYIHDATPERLQEIKDALRGLGLSVNVVYSSSRDLDILPQYANKGNALAWLLKRIEIEAEEVIVAGDTGNDSSMFTIRGVRGIIVENAQPELFLATMELPTYTAGRPFADGVLDGLLHYELIEEIADISDIELVHSQFDPRFHSVVNSDAFKSLSESQHGLINEAYQEAINALKRCITPKGFSACSLDDNILDATDSNYKSIWARDGAIVVMNSLSLKDPDIQRCQQATMTTLLSHITPRGQVPSNVSIDTGEPDYSGIGGIASIDSGLWLVIAFYHFIRETRDYQFLRNWAGEIKNAMNWLEAQDSNNDSLLEIPEAGDWMDLFGRSYNILYDEVLWYNANLCHGRIAELLGDFDTAGQRLRMAQQIKETINRKFWPSIHSDAIKAFSDQQFSMGDTSYLLAEITPFGFDWRCDVYGNILAVLFNVLSAERAKIAFQFMWGVGVNEPAPVANLYPPVNAGDPAWRTYYTVNLLNLPHHYHNGGIWPFIGAYWVMFISRLGLRDLAQQELFRLALVNHEGIEHEWEFNEWVHGRTGRPMGKRYQAWSAAGFIGAYYALQLEADNSEQ, from the coding sequence ATGAATAAGAAAGCGGCACGACTTTTTTCTTCCGACCTTGACGGAACATTGATTGGCAAGCCGGATGCTACGGTCTCGTTTAAGCGAACATGGGAGGGATTGCGCAGGAAAAAAGGAAGCGCCGCCCCCCTGCTTGTTTACAACAGTGGCAGGCTGCTCCCGCATACCTTTGAGCTGCTGAAGCAGAGCGACCTTCCGGATCCCGACTATCTCATCTGCGGAGTAGGAACCCTTATCTACGACTTTCGGAAGCGGGAATTGATTAAACGCTTCGCCGAAACCCTCAATACGGGATGGGATCTGAAAACGGTCAGGACTTGCCTCGATTCATTTTCCGATACCGAGGAACAGCCGCCCAAATATCAAAACGCCTTTAAATCAAGCTGGTATATCCATGACGCCACACCAGAGCGCCTTCAAGAAATCAAAGATGCCCTGCGAGGACTCGGGCTATCGGTCAATGTGGTCTACTCATCAAGCAGAGATCTTGATATTCTTCCCCAGTACGCCAATAAGGGAAATGCCCTTGCCTGGCTTCTGAAACGAATAGAAATCGAAGCCGAAGAGGTCATCGTCGCCGGAGATACCGGCAACGACAGCTCCATGTTTACCATCAGAGGTGTCAGGGGAATCATTGTCGAGAACGCTCAGCCGGAGCTGTTTTTGGCGACTATGGAGTTGCCAACCTATACGGCTGGGAGGCCTTTTGCCGATGGGGTTCTCGACGGGCTTCTCCACTACGAACTCATCGAAGAAATTGCGGATATCAGCGATATAGAACTAGTCCACAGCCAATTCGATCCCAGATTCCATAGTGTAGTGAACTCAGACGCTTTTAAGAGCCTGAGTGAATCACAGCACGGGCTGATCAATGAGGCCTATCAGGAAGCGATAAACGCTTTAAAACGCTGTATTACGCCAAAAGGTTTTTCTGCCTGCAGCCTCGATGACAATATCCTCGACGCTACCGATTCAAACTACAAAAGTATATGGGCCAGAGACGGAGCGATTGTTGTCATGAACAGCCTATCCCTCAAGGACCCTGATATTCAACGATGCCAGCAAGCAACCATGACAACCCTGCTTTCCCATATCACGCCAAGAGGACAGGTGCCGAGTAATGTTTCAATCGACACTGGAGAGCCGGATTATTCCGGTATTGGAGGCATCGCCTCAATCGATTCCGGGCTGTGGCTGGTGATCGCCTTCTATCATTTCATACGAGAAACCAGAGACTACCAGTTTCTTCGCAACTGGGCGGGTGAAATCAAAAATGCCATGAATTGGCTTGAAGCCCAGGACAGTAACAACGATTCGCTTCTTGAAATCCCGGAAGCAGGTGATTGGATGGATCTTTTCGGAAGAAGCTATAATATCCTATACGACGAGGTCCTCTGGTACAATGCAAATCTCTGCCACGGCAGAATTGCCGAACTATTGGGAGACTTCGACACCGCAGGGCAGCGGCTGCGGATGGCCCAACAGATCAAAGAAACCATTAACCGCAAGTTCTGGCCCTCGATACATAGCGATGCCATCAAAGCTTTTTCCGATCAGCAATTCTCCATGGGAGACACATCCTATCTTCTTGCCGAGATTACCCCCTTCGGTTTTGACTGGCGCTGCGATGTTTACGGCAATATTCTTGCCGTCCTGTTCAATGTGCTATCCGCCGAGCGGGCAAAGATTGCCTTCCAGTTTATGTGGGGGGTCGGGGTGAACGAACCGGCTCCGGTGGCCAATCTTTATCCGCCTGTCAATGCAGGGGATCCTGCTTGGCGCACCTATTATACCGTAAATTTACTCAACCTTCCCCACCATTACCACAACGGAGGTATATGGCCCTTTATTGGGGCCTATTGGGTGATGTTCATTAGCCGCCTCGGCCTCAGAGACCTTGCTCAGCAAGAATTATTTCGGCTTGCACTGGTCAATCATGAAGGAATTGAACATGAGTGGGAGTTCAACGAATGGGTACATGGCAGAACCGGCAGGCCGATGGGAAAAAGATATCAGGCATGGTCTGCCGCCGGTTTTATCGGGGCCTATTATGCGCTGCAGCTTGAAGCCGATAACTCGGAGCAGTAG
- a CDS encoding glycosyltransferase: MHDKKRIMMISTHGYVAADPPLGAPDTGGQVVYILELAKKLGQFGYDVDIWTRRFEDQPDTDIVDEHVRVLRVPCGGKAFIPKEYLIRSIPEWVENARKRIKKEKLTYSFINSHYWDAGVAGQHLAHQLSIPHVHTPHSIGTWKQKQMLTDFPDSEEEFEERYNFTERIRTEGQLYRSCDLITATTPIQVDLIQEAYDIDQEKIRMIPPGYDDNRFFPVGPSTKAARKERLGFGPATIFAVSRLAHNKGFDLLIDAFSVAVQRIPEAELVLAIGYEDRNETEQAIYETLLERVSQYGLGKQVRFTGFIADEDLPDYYRAADLFVLSSRYEPFGMTSIEAMASGTPVVVTAHGGLARVLSFGDNALIADPFDSEEFGIAIYQALHYRRLRRRLSSRGAALARSRFTWTGIAQQLLDAVDTCTDAFEEDE; the protein is encoded by the coding sequence ATGCATGATAAAAAACGAATTATGATGATCTCTACCCATGGATACGTGGCGGCCGACCCACCTCTGGGAGCTCCCGACACGGGAGGACAGGTGGTTTACATCCTCGAACTGGCCAAAAAACTGGGACAGTTCGGTTATGATGTCGACATTTGGACCCGACGTTTTGAGGACCAACCGGACACCGACATAGTAGACGAACATGTTCGGGTTCTGAGGGTCCCCTGCGGCGGAAAAGCCTTTATCCCGAAAGAATACCTTATCCGATCCATTCCCGAATGGGTTGAAAACGCAAGAAAACGCATCAAAAAAGAAAAGCTCACCTATAGTTTTATCAATAGCCACTACTGGGATGCTGGTGTTGCAGGCCAGCATCTGGCACACCAGCTCTCAATTCCCCATGTTCATACACCTCACTCCATTGGAACCTGGAAACAGAAACAGATGCTTACCGATTTTCCCGACAGTGAGGAAGAATTTGAAGAGCGTTATAATTTCACGGAGCGCATACGAACAGAGGGGCAGCTCTACCGCTCCTGCGATCTGATTACCGCAACAACCCCGATCCAAGTGGATCTCATCCAAGAAGCCTACGATATCGACCAGGAGAAAATACGAATGATCCCGCCTGGCTACGACGACAATCGCTTCTTTCCCGTCGGGCCCTCTACAAAGGCGGCACGAAAAGAACGCCTCGGCTTCGGTCCGGCAACGATTTTTGCGGTCAGCAGGCTCGCTCATAATAAGGGCTTCGATCTGTTGATTGATGCCTTTAGTGTTGCCGTACAACGAATTCCCGAAGCAGAGCTGGTCCTGGCGATAGGATATGAAGACAGAAATGAAACGGAACAGGCAATCTACGAAACACTTCTCGAGCGGGTTTCTCAATATGGATTGGGAAAGCAAGTCAGGTTTACCGGTTTCATCGCCGACGAAGATCTTCCCGATTACTACCGTGCGGCAGATCTATTTGTTCTCTCAAGTCGATACGAACCCTTCGGCATGACAAGTATTGAGGCAATGGCAAGCGGGACCCCGGTAGTTGTGACCGCCCACGGAGGGCTCGCCAGGGTTCTCAGCTTTGGGGACAACGCCCTCATTGCCGACCCCTTCGACAGTGAGGAGTTTGGAATAGCCATCTATCAAGCCCTACACTACCGACGTCTTCGCAGACGACTTTCAAGCAGAGGGGCGGCACTTGCACGATCCAGATTTACCTGGACAGGGATTGCACAGCAGCTGCTTGACGCCGTCGATACCTGTACAGATGCGTTTGAGGAGGATGAATGA
- a CDS encoding phosphatase PAP2 family protein — translation MQESILMAFQNLSTPFLDHLVELITMLGEETIMVVVLSWIYWNVSKEKGSNIVLLLLLSASVNGFLKLLFGVPRPYELLETIRAKRLETAAGYSFPSGHSQAAATFYFACAASLPERFRKEAVGCALAITALVALSRLYLGVHWPTDVAVGVILGILFALPLFFDRPSIFSRIPIIAVVLFTAGIVVASIDKSMGWNLKGVEAVTKSAGMLLGFAVARRLEQRFVAFECHASLSKKVIRFLAGMTTTLFLRLLLKLFIPENPIGDGLAYLIIGLWIAVWYPATAMKVSLFEKTQRHPRER, via the coding sequence ATGCAGGAATCAATTCTCATGGCTTTTCAGAACCTTTCGACCCCTTTTCTTGATCATTTGGTCGAACTGATCACCATGTTGGGTGAAGAAACTATCATGGTCGTCGTTCTTAGCTGGATCTACTGGAACGTTTCAAAGGAAAAAGGCTCCAACATCGTTCTCCTGCTGCTCCTATCGGCATCGGTAAACGGCTTTCTCAAGCTGCTTTTCGGCGTCCCGCGTCCCTATGAACTCCTCGAAACCATTAGAGCAAAGCGACTCGAAACCGCCGCGGGATACAGCTTTCCCAGTGGTCACTCACAGGCCGCAGCTACCTTCTATTTTGCATGTGCCGCTTCTCTTCCAGAACGTTTTAGGAAGGAAGCGGTAGGCTGCGCTCTGGCCATTACCGCTCTGGTAGCTCTCAGCAGACTTTACCTCGGGGTACACTGGCCGACCGATGTAGCGGTCGGCGTAATCCTTGGAATTCTTTTCGCCTTACCACTCTTTTTCGACCGTCCATCCATCTTTTCTCGAATCCCGATTATTGCCGTTGTCCTGTTTACCGCAGGGATAGTTGTAGCTTCTATCGACAAATCCATGGGCTGGAACCTTAAGGGAGTCGAAGCCGTAACAAAATCGGCAGGAATGCTTTTAGGTTTTGCCGTGGCTCGAAGATTGGAACAGCGGTTTGTTGCCTTCGAGTGCCATGCGTCACTTTCCAAAAAGGTCATCAGATTTCTCGCAGGGATGACTACGACTCTGTTTTTGCGCCTGCTCTTGAAGCTTTTTATTCCTGAAAATCCGATTGGCGACGGATTGGCCTACCTCATTATAGGATTGTGGATCGCGGTCTGGTACCCGGCTACCGCAATGAAGGTATCACTTTTCGAGAAGACCCAACGCCACCCGAGGGAGAGGTGA
- the speB gene encoding agmatinase — protein sequence MNYRSFLGEELTEQQKSEGLFHIIPVPFEASVSYGHGTAGGPQAILEASQQLELWDGTGIPALRGIVTDEAVEAEKADAMVEACAAKVVEALGKGRIPIILGGEHTVSVGAFHALDQWRKETGNKIGIVQIDAHGDLRSDYRGIHMSHACVMRRAVELGFPIFQVGVRSISPEEVTFRNEQKAKRPESIGWLDAAEAARRQVDIIPLPDAFPEHVYLTIDIDGLDPALFPSTGTPEPGGLSWYQTIDMITSLTRNRNVIGFDLVELAPVRDRNADPFGAARLIYEVMGLVERNCRPENK from the coding sequence ATGAACTATCGATCGTTTCTCGGTGAGGAATTAACCGAGCAGCAGAAAAGTGAAGGACTCTTTCACATCATTCCGGTACCATTTGAGGCGAGTGTATCCTACGGGCACGGTACCGCCGGAGGTCCGCAGGCCATACTCGAAGCATCACAACAGCTCGAACTATGGGACGGCACAGGGATTCCCGCCCTTAGAGGAATTGTTACGGACGAGGCCGTTGAGGCAGAAAAGGCAGACGCCATGGTCGAGGCCTGTGCGGCAAAAGTGGTAGAGGCCCTTGGAAAAGGGAGGATTCCCATCATACTTGGGGGCGAACATACCGTCAGCGTCGGGGCTTTTCACGCCTTGGATCAATGGCGCAAGGAAACAGGCAACAAAATCGGTATTGTTCAGATTGATGCCCACGGGGATCTGCGAAGTGATTATCGTGGTATTCACATGAGCCATGCCTGTGTGATGCGCCGAGCCGTAGAGCTGGGATTCCCCATATTTCAGGTCGGAGTCCGCAGCATATCCCCCGAAGAAGTTACATTTCGGAACGAGCAGAAAGCAAAAAGGCCGGAGTCCATCGGCTGGCTGGACGCAGCGGAAGCGGCTAGGCGACAGGTCGATATCATCCCCCTCCCCGATGCCTTTCCTGAACATGTCTATCTTACGATCGACATCGACGGTCTTGATCCCGCCCTCTTCCCCTCTACAGGAACCCCGGAACCAGGCGGCCTTTCATGGTATCAGACCATAGATATGATTACTTCGCTGACCAGAAACCGAAATGTAATCGGTTTTGATCTTGTTGAGCTTGCTCCTGTTCGGGATCGCAACGCCGACCCCTTCGGAGCAGCCAGACTCATCTACGAAGTAATGGGCCTGGTCGAACGGAACTGTCGGCCGGAAAACAAGTAG
- the nspC gene encoding carboxynorspermidine decarboxylase codes for MEADYFGLEGFRPEAVPSPCFVVDKAAIRRNLAILDSIQKTSGARILLAQKGFSMFSLYPMISQTLKGVCASGLYEAKLGREAFGKEVHTYSPAFVPEQFETILELSDHVVFNSFSQWKRFRSSCLPFAGRVSCGIRVNPEVSTAAVRLYDPSAPGSRLGVTAAEFRPELLDGIEGLHFHALCEQNADDLERVLKGFHHSFGTWAGRMRWINFGGGHHITRNDYDRALLCRLIEECSDRYGVDVYLEPGEAVALNSGVLVATVLDIVRNDGRIALLDTSAATHMPDVLEMPYRPEIAGAGKPGEKRYTYRLGGSSCLAGDVIGTYSFDTPLEPGSRLVFGDMAHYSMVKTTTFNGVPLPAIATYDSATGTLEVVKQFGFEDFRERLS; via the coding sequence GTGGAAGCTGACTATTTCGGATTAGAGGGATTTCGGCCGGAAGCGGTCCCCTCACCCTGTTTTGTCGTCGACAAAGCAGCCATCAGGAGAAACCTGGCAATACTTGACTCGATACAAAAAACAAGCGGTGCCCGAATACTTCTTGCCCAAAAGGGCTTTTCCATGTTCAGCCTCTACCCGATGATCTCGCAGACCCTTAAAGGGGTCTGTGCCTCGGGGCTTTATGAAGCGAAACTGGGGAGGGAAGCGTTCGGAAAGGAGGTACACACCTACAGTCCCGCATTTGTTCCGGAGCAGTTTGAAACGATACTCGAACTTTCCGATCATGTCGTTTTCAACTCTTTCTCACAGTGGAAACGATTTCGAAGCAGTTGTCTTCCCTTTGCAGGAAGGGTGTCATGTGGAATACGGGTAAACCCGGAAGTATCTACTGCCGCTGTTCGGCTGTACGATCCCTCGGCGCCGGGAAGCAGGCTTGGTGTCACGGCTGCCGAATTTCGGCCGGAACTCCTCGACGGAATCGAGGGGCTCCATTTTCATGCGCTCTGCGAACAGAATGCCGACGATCTTGAACGGGTCCTTAAGGGCTTTCATCACTCCTTTGGAACATGGGCCGGGAGGATGAGGTGGATCAACTTCGGCGGCGGGCACCATATCACAAGAAACGACTACGACAGAGCCCTACTCTGTCGACTCATTGAGGAGTGTTCCGATCGCTACGGCGTTGACGTCTACCTCGAACCTGGCGAAGCAGTAGCCCTTAACAGCGGCGTGCTGGTAGCCACAGTTCTCGATATCGTACGAAACGACGGCAGGATAGCGCTTCTCGACACCAGTGCGGCGACCCACATGCCCGACGTACTGGAGATGCCCTATAGGCCTGAGATTGCCGGAGCAGGAAAGCCGGGTGAGAAACGGTACACCTACCGTCTCGGCGGCAGCTCCTGCCTTGCCGGCGACGTGATTGGCACCTACTCCTTTGATACCCCGTTAGAGCCGGGCAGTCGCCTGGTCTTTGGGGACATGGCCCACTACTCGATGGTAAAGACCACCACCTTCAACGGAGTCCCCCTTCCCGCCATCGCCACCTATGATTCGGCGACAGGCACGCTGGAAGTGGTAAAACAATTTGGATTTGAAGACTTCAGGGAGCGTTTGTCATGA
- a CDS encoding saccharopine dehydrogenase family protein has protein sequence MNRVLIIGAGGVGRVVAHKCAQLPETFHSIMLASRTKAKCDQIAEELPRAIETARVDADNVSELAALMRSYKPDLVINVALPYQDLTIMDACLEVGVHYLDTANYEPKEVAKFEYSWQWAYQDKFEKAGLMALLGSGFDPGVTNVFTAYLARHQFDELEEIEIVDVNGGDHGKPFATNFNPEINIREVTASCRHWESGRFIETPPMSASKAFTCPEGVGTYTIYRLYHEELESLIKHIPSLKKAQFWMSFSENYLKHLEVLQNVGMTSIEPVDYKGTKIIPLQFLKAVLPEPASLGPDTKGETCIGVIGRGRKEGKSREAYIYNICSHEAAYEETNSQGVSYTTGVPAMVGAKMMIEGKWSGKGVYNMEQFDPDPFLDDLARYGLPWKLTISD, from the coding sequence ATGAATCGTGTTCTTATCATCGGGGCCGGCGGAGTCGGTCGGGTAGTCGCTCACAAGTGTGCACAACTACCGGAAACCTTTCATTCCATCATGCTTGCAAGCCGCACAAAAGCAAAGTGCGATCAGATAGCCGAAGAATTGCCGAGAGCGATCGAAACGGCACGGGTCGATGCCGATAACGTTTCGGAATTGGCAGCCTTGATGCGTTCATATAAGCCCGACCTCGTTATCAATGTAGCCCTTCCCTATCAGGATCTCACCATCATGGATGCCTGCCTTGAGGTGGGGGTACACTACCTCGATACGGCGAATTACGAACCCAAAGAGGTGGCTAAATTCGAATACTCCTGGCAATGGGCCTATCAGGATAAATTTGAAAAGGCAGGATTGATGGCCCTGCTCGGCAGCGGCTTCGATCCCGGCGTGACAAACGTCTTCACTGCCTATTTAGCCCGCCACCAGTTCGATGAACTTGAGGAGATTGAAATCGTCGATGTCAACGGCGGGGACCACGGAAAACCCTTCGCAACCAACTTCAACCCCGAAATCAACATTCGGGAGGTAACGGCCTCCTGTCGTCACTGGGAATCGGGACGTTTCATTGAAACCCCGCCCATGAGCGCATCAAAAGCCTTCACCTGCCCGGAAGGAGTGGGAACCTATACCATCTACCGTCTCTATCACGAGGAACTGGAATCCTTGATAAAGCACATTCCAAGCCTGAAAAAAGCCCAGTTCTGGATGAGCTTTTCCGAAAACTACCTAAAACATCTCGAAGTACTCCAAAATGTCGGCATGACCAGCATCGAGCCGGTAGACTACAAGGGAACAAAGATCATCCCCCTCCAGTTTCTTAAAGCCGTGCTGCCGGAACCGGCAAGCCTCGGTCCCGATACCAAAGGAGAGACCTGCATCGGTGTCATCGGACGGGGACGGAAAGAAGGCAAGAGCCGCGAGGCCTATATCTACAACATCTGCAGCCATGAAGCGGCCTATGAAGAGACCAACAGCCAGGGTGTCAGCTATACGACGGGCGTTCCGGCAATGGTCGGTGCAAAAATGATGATCGAGGGGAAGTGGAGTGGAAAAGGGGTATATAACATGGAGCAGTTCGACCCGGATCCCTTTCTCGACGATCTTGCAAGGTACGGTCTGCCGTGGAAGCTGACTATTTCGGATTAG
- a CDS encoding O-methyltransferase — protein sequence MDRVAHYIEALYAEKKGLNKKEYIDQTALKAFIPVVDDDVARILQLLIMLKRPARILEIGTSIGYSTSSMAKAIQTWDGRITSIEYDERVAAQAQENFRREGVDDVIELVIDDARKALPRLEPQYDLIFQDADKHLYPDLFEECVRLLKPGALFLAEDSLFPVIDLDPKWHDLIPPIERFNKLIAGDERIVSTILPVGDGLTIAIKKAP from the coding sequence ATGGACCGTGTAGCACACTATATCGAAGCATTGTATGCAGAGAAAAAGGGGCTTAATAAAAAAGAGTACATAGATCAAACTGCACTCAAAGCCTTTATACCCGTTGTCGACGATGATGTTGCAAGGATCTTGCAGCTGCTTATTATGCTGAAACGTCCTGCCAGAATTCTCGAAATCGGAACCAGCATCGGCTATTCGACAAGTTCAATGGCAAAGGCAATACAAACATGGGACGGCAGGATAACAAGTATTGAATACGACGAACGGGTTGCGGCTCAGGCCCAAGAAAACTTTCGAAGAGAGGGGGTTGATGATGTGATAGAACTCGTCATCGACGATGCACGAAAGGCCCTGCCCCGTTTGGAACCGCAGTATGATCTCATTTTTCAGGATGCGGATAAACACCTCTATCCCGACCTTTTCGAAGAGTGCGTGCGCTTATTAAAGCCAGGAGCCCTTTTTCTTGCTGAGGACAGCCTCTTCCCCGTCATCGATTTGGATCCGAAATGGCACGACCTTATTCCGCCTATCGAACGCTTTAACAAGCTCATCGCCGGAGACGAGAGGATCGTCAGCACGATCCTGCCGGTCGGAGACGGTTTGACGATTGCCATTAAAAAGGCGCCGTAG
- a CDS encoding LacI family DNA-binding transcriptional regulator — MKNDSTIYDVAREAGVSIATVSRVMNHPERVAPVTRSRILSVMTRLDFSPSSEAVARARIGLKRVGVVAPFAWSYSFVQRIRGLSSHLSPREYEITTYSVENRSQLDSVFAMLSAGERVDGVVVMALPVDKEALMLFRRRGMPLVSLETRIKYVCSILSDNQEGGRIAAEYLLGKGFRHPAFLGEGGHPDYVVDSARSRFQAFSERLGAEGIEIPEEHMCFHYTGADYARGAARKLISGKFLPDVVFAASDYEALILYRIARNAGLQVPGNLAILGYDNIEAAEFIGLSTVDQQLDESGRLAAEMIELAFRGSFGQIPEVIRLPVTLIERDTA; from the coding sequence GTGAAAAACGATTCAACGATTTATGATGTCGCCCGGGAAGCCGGGGTCAGCATTGCCACCGTTTCCCGGGTCATGAATCACCCCGAACGGGTAGCCCCTGTTACCCGTTCACGCATTCTCTCGGTCATGACAAGGCTCGATTTTTCTCCGAGCTCGGAAGCGGTAGCCAGGGCCCGGATAGGTTTGAAACGGGTAGGTGTGGTAGCGCCCTTTGCCTGGTCCTACTCTTTTGTCCAACGAATTCGGGGGCTCAGCAGCCATTTATCTCCCCGCGAGTATGAGATAACCACCTATTCGGTGGAAAATCGCAGCCAGCTTGATTCTGTTTTTGCAATGCTTTCGGCAGGGGAACGGGTCGACGGCGTTGTTGTTATGGCTCTTCCGGTTGACAAAGAAGCCCTTATGCTTTTTCGCAGACGGGGTATGCCTCTGGTGAGCCTTGAAACGCGTATTAAATATGTCTGCTCAATCCTTTCGGATAACCAGGAGGGAGGAAGGATTGCCGCCGAGTACCTGCTTGGTAAGGGGTTCCGCCATCCTGCTTTCCTTGGTGAAGGGGGGCATCCCGATTATGTAGTCGATTCAGCCCGTAGCCGCTTTCAGGCCTTTTCCGAGAGGCTTGGCGCCGAAGGCATAGAGATACCGGAGGAGCATATGTGCTTTCACTATACCGGGGCCGATTATGCACGTGGGGCGGCCCGTAAGCTTATTTCGGGAAAATTCCTTCCCGATGTGGTTTTTGCCGCCAGTGACTATGAGGCCCTGATCCTTTATCGCATCGCCCGGAACGCGGGACTTCAGGTGCCTGGTAATCTTGCTATCCTCGGGTACGACAACATTGAGGCGGCCGAGTTTATCGGCCTTTCGACGGTCGATCAGCAGCTTGACGAGTCCGGACGACTTGCCGCCGAAATGATCGAGCTGGCCTTCCGAGGCAGTTTCGGACAGATCCCGGAAGTGATACGACTTCCTGTAACCCTTATCGAACGTGATACCGCCTAA
- the gtfA gene encoding sucrose phosphorylase, which produces MKNGVQLITYPDSLGINLEELSTALERYFPDLFTGIHLLPFYPSSADRGFAPLGYDRVDPQFGDWNAVEGLAGRYDIVVDFMVNHISRHSPQFLDFLKRGEKSLWADLFLNVRKFHPSGEIPPDDLAKIYTRKPRAPLTKVVHPDGSEDTLWCTFSEEQIDLDIASPVGTAFLEDNLRSLCGHGISMLRLDAFAYVTKRLGTNCFFVEPDVWELLHRIQTIVAEYGVEILPEIHEHYSIQLKLANKGYRVYDFALPMLLLHTIFSGSSRRLKEWLKISPHNQITTLDTHDGIGVVDAADLLSSEEIEKTVDALYERGSNVNRRYSSEEYNNLDIYQINCTYYSATGEDDDAYILSRAIQFFAPGIPQVYYVGALSGRNDTDLIEQTKQGRDINRHPYGLDEIAVEIERPVNKRLFRLMRFRSHTPAFEGSFSLADSDDSRLSIVWTGNGGDQAILDVDLNELRCEIRYRDALGKEERWIC; this is translated from the coding sequence ATGAAAAACGGCGTTCAACTTATCACCTATCCCGATAGTCTCGGCATCAATCTCGAGGAACTATCTACTGCCCTGGAACGCTATTTCCCCGATCTTTTTACCGGGATTCATCTCCTTCCCTTTTATCCCTCTTCTGCGGACCGAGGCTTTGCACCCCTTGGGTATGATCGAGTCGATCCGCAGTTCGGTGATTGGAACGCGGTGGAAGGCCTTGCCGGCAGGTATGATATCGTGGTTGATTTTATGGTCAACCACATCTCGCGGCACTCCCCTCAATTCCTTGATTTCCTTAAACGGGGAGAGAAAAGCCTCTGGGCGGACCTTTTTCTCAATGTTCGAAAGTTTCATCCTTCGGGAGAGATCCCTCCCGATGATCTGGCAAAAATCTATACCAGAAAACCTCGGGCACCTCTTACCAAAGTGGTACATCCGGACGGAAGTGAAGATACCCTGTGGTGTACCTTCAGCGAGGAACAGATCGATCTCGATATTGCCTCTCCCGTCGGTACGGCGTTTCTGGAGGATAACCTTCGTTCCCTTTGCGGTCATGGCATATCGATGCTTCGCCTCGACGCCTTCGCCTACGTGACGAAGAGGCTCGGTACCAACTGCTTCTTTGTGGAGCCCGATGTATGGGAGCTCCTGCATCGAATCCAAACGATTGTGGCCGAATATGGTGTGGAGATCTTGCCCGAGATCCATGAGCACTACTCGATTCAGCTGAAGCTTGCGAACAAGGGCTATCGCGTATATGATTTCGCCCTTCCCATGCTGTTGCTTCATACCATCTTCAGCGGCAGCAGCAGAAGGCTCAAGGAGTGGCTAAAGATTTCTCCGCACAACCAAATCACCACCCTGGATACCCACGACGGTATCGGAGTTGTCGATGCGGCCGATCTTCTTTCTTCTGAGGAGATAGAGAAAACCGTTGATGCTCTTTATGAACGGGGTTCCAATGTCAACCGGAGATATTCGTCGGAAGAGTACAACAACCTCGATATCTATCAGATCAACTGTACCTACTATTCCGCTACCGGTGAAGATGATGATGCCTACATCCTTTCAAGGGCCATCCAGTTTTTCGCACCCGGTATTCCCCAGGTCTATTATGTCGGAGCACTTTCGGGACGGAACGATACCGATCTCATTGAGCAAACCAAGCAGGGTCGGGATATCAACCGCCATCCCTACGGCCTCGATGAGATTGCTGTCGAAATAGAGCGGCCGGTGAATAAACGGCTTTTTCGGCTCATGCGCTTTCGCTCACATACCCCGGCCTTTGAGGGCTCCTTTTCCCTTGCCGATAGTGACGACAGCAGGCTCAGCATCGTGTGGACGGGAAACGGTGGGGATCAGGCGATACTTGATGTGGACCTGAATGAACTCCGATGTGAGATTCGATATCGGGATGCTCTCGGCAAAGAGGAGCGGTGGATCTGTTAG